AGGCCATGGGCCTCGTTGCCAATCAGCAACGCCGCCGGCTGACGCCAGTCGGCCGCGTAATACGGCATACGGGCGGCTGCATCGGCTGCATATACATGATCGACGAAAGCCAGCCGCTCGCCAACCTGCTCCCAGCCGAGATCTTGCTCAATCGCAAGGCGGAAGTGCGCGCCCATCGCCGCCCGCACCACCTTCGGGCTATAGATATCGGCCGTGCCCTTGGCGCATAGCACCTCGGCCACATCGACCGCATCAGCGCTGCGCAGCAGCGTGCCCAGGTTGCCGGGATCCTGGATGCTGTCGAGCACGAGCATGATTCCCGGCCGGCCCGGCTCGATCTGCGGCCATTGCGCCAGCGCCACCACGCCCTGCGGCTGCACTGTGCCTGAGGCCGCCGCTACCACCTGGGCACTGGCCGGGTGCGCCCAAGCCTGGCTGGCCAGCTGGGCCTGGAGTACCCGGCCAGCCGGCGTGTGCTCGAGCTGCTCGGGCACGTACAACGCCAGCTCGAGCGCACCAGCCAGCGCCAGTGCATGGGATACCAGCCGCACCCCCTCGAGTACAAACAAACGCTCGCGGCGGCGATCATTGCGGTCGGCGGCCAGCGAGCGGATGTGTTTGACGTGCGGATTCGCCAGGCTAACGATCATGCGGTTTCTACGTGGCAGCGCCCCTGAGTGTATTCACAAGCAGAATGGGGACGATCCTAGCCCACACGCTGGATCTGCTCGACGACACTGGCAAAGCCGGCCGGGTCGCGCACAGCCATATCGGCCAGGATCTTGCGATCGAGCGAAATACCAGCCTGCTTCATACCGTTGATCAGCCGGCTATACGAGATGCCGTTCTGGCGTGCAGCCGCGTTAATGCGAATGATCCACAGCCGCCGAAAATCGCGCTTCTTATTGCGGCGGTCGCGATAGGCGTACGACAGCGCCTTCAGCACCGTCTGCCGTGCGACCCGGATACGCCGGCTGCGGCTGCCCTGGTAGCCTGCAGCCTGTTTCAACAGTTTGTTGTGGCGCTTGCGCACCATCATGCCGCGTTTGACACGAGCCATGGTTGATAAACCCTCTATACTAAACGTCGTTACTTACCAGCCGCTTCGCAGATAACGCTAACGGCGAACGCCTGGGCCTTAGCGGCCGTGCTTCGGGCCGTAGGGCAGCGCCACACCAACCATACGATGGTTGCCGGTGTGTGTCTCTTTGAGCTTGTCGAGCTGCTGCAACAGGCGGCCAGCCTTGCGGCGGCGGAAATGCCCCTTGCGCCCTTGCGACTGCACTATCTTGCCGGTGCCGGTAAAGCGAAAGCGCTTAGCAGCACCTTTGTGCGTTTTCATCTTGGGCATGTACTATTCCTCTTCGTCTGTATCGTCGTCGTCGTCGTCGATAGCATCGTCGTCATCTGGTACGGCCGGTACAGCTATCGCGGGCGCCGGCTTGGCCCCCGGTGCGCTGGCCTCGCGCTGCGCCTGGGCCAGCTGCTTCTCGCGCTGCTGCTTGGCCTTGGCGTTTGGCGCCAGCAGTAACGACAGCGCACGGCCTTCCATCAGCGGCTTCTGCTCGACCGTGGCGACATCACGTAGATCTTCGGCCATCTGCTCAAGCATCTCGCGCCCAATATCGGGGTGAAAGATCTCGCGACCGCGGAACCGCACCGTGAATTTGACTTTATCGCCGGCTAGTAAAAACTTTCGCGCCTGCTTCGCCTTTACCTCAAGATCGTGATCGTCGGTCTTCGGCTTCAGACGCACTTCTTTCAGCTCAGCCTGCTTCTGATTCTTCCGCGCCTCGCGATCCTTCTTGGTCTGCTCGTAGCGAAACTTGCCGTAGTCGACGATCCGACACACTGGCGGCACCGCATTCGGCGCGACCTCCATCAAATCGAGCCCGCGCTGCTCGGCCAGCGTCAACGCCTCACGCAGCGAAACAATCCCTAGCTGCGCACCCTGTTCGTCGATCAGGCGCACTTGCGGGGCACGGATGCGGTTGTTTACGCGAAACCGATCTCTAATAGGAGCGCTCCTTCTGAATACCCGGTAGACAACAGAAAACCCAACCGCCTCGAGGGGGCAAGGTCAGGGCCGTAGTATAGCAGCCGGCCGCCATTTCGTCAACTTTTGAAGATGAGCGAATGAGCCGCATACCAGCATCACTGCCGTGGCGGTGTGGGCGCCAGCGCCAATCATACTCCCGCCGGCTGTGCGCGCGCGCCCAAACAACGCCGGCCGGCCCAGGGCGATCAGCACGTGTTCAGACGTACGGGGTTGGGACGCGGACGAGCACGGACACACGCGGACGTAGCACACGCTGTCCGTGCTCGTCCGCGTGTGTCTGCGCCCTTTTACCCCAACAGTGAACACCTTCGGTTATCACAATGTTTGCAGACTCAACCGAGGAGTGCTAAAATGGGCTTGACAAATTGTTGCGCTTTGATTACTATAGAGGCGGTTAGCACTCGGCAACCAAGAGTGCTAACCGCCTCTCGTATGTTGATCGTCGTTCAGTAATCCTAAGGAGGTATAGGAAGTATGGCAGCCGACTTTCGCATCCGGCCGCTCGGCGACCGCGTTGTAGTCAAGCCAGCAGACCGTGAGGAGAAGACCAAGGGCGGTATTTTCCTGCCCGACACCGCCAGCAAAGAGCGCCCCATGGAAGGTACGATCCTGGCCGTCGGCGAGGGCCGCCTCGACGATAATGGCCGGCGCGTGCCGATGAATGTCAAGGCTGGCGACAAGGTGCTGTTCGCGAAGTATAGCGGCACCGAGTACAAGGTCGACGACATTGAGTATCTGATTCTGTCCGAGAAGGATATTCTGGGCATCATCCAGGATTAGCCAGTCGCCAGTATGCAATTGGCACGCGCAGCCACGCGCTGCGATCGATGCCTGCTGCTACCCTGCCGGCTGCTGACTGTAGACTGTTGTAGAGGAGGATTTTCAAACCTATGCCGAAGCAGATTCTGTTTAACGAGGAAGCCCGGCGCGCACTCAAGCGCGGTGTCGATATCGTTGCCGATGCGGTCAAGACCACGCTCGGCCCGCGCGGCCGCAATGTCGCGATCGATAAGAAATTCGGCGCCCCCACCGTTACCCACGATGGCGTTACCGTTGCCAAAGAGATCGAACTCAAAGATCCGTTCGAGAACATGGGCGCACGCCTGCTGGTCGAGGTTGCTACCAAAACCAACGATGTCGTCGGTGATGGCACCACCACCGCTACAGTGCTGGCCCAGGCAATCGTCAACGAGGGCCTCAAGGTTGTCGCTGCCGGCGCCAACCCCATGCTGCTCAAGCGCGGCCTCGATAAGGGTGCCGAGGCGTTGGTCGCCGAGCTCAAGAGCCTGGCCAAACCAGTGCGCGACCGCGCCGATATCGCGCATGTCGCCGCGATCTCGGCCGCCGACTCCGAGATCGGCGACCTGATCGCCGAGGTGATGGAGAAGGTCGGTAAAGACGGCGTGATCACCGTCGAAGAGAGCAAGGGCATCGCCTTCGAGAAAGAGTACACCGAAGGTATGCAGATCGACCGCGGCTACATCTCGGCTTACTTCGCCACCAACCAGGAGCGCATGGAGGCCGAGCTCGACGATCCCTATATCCTGATCACCGACAAGAAGATTAGCGCGATCAACGAGATCCTGCCGGTGCTCGAAAAAGTGCTGCAGGTTACCAAGAATTTCGTGATCATTGCCGAGGATGTCGACGGCGAGGCGCTCGCTACCCTGGTGGTGAACCGCCTGCGCGGCACGATCAACGCCCTGGCGATCAAGGCGCCTGGCTTCGGCGACCGCCGCAAGGCTATGCTGCAAGACATCGCGATCCTGACCGGCGGCACGGTGATCTCCGAGGAAATTGGCCGCAAGCTCGACAGCGCTACGATCGACGACCTGGGCCGCGCCCGCCGCGTGGTGGCCGATAAGGACAACACCACCTTCATCGAGGGCCGCGGCGACGACGCCGGCATCCGCGCCCGGATCGAGCAGATCCGCGCGCAGATCGAGTCGACCACCAGCGATTTCGACCGCGAGAAGCTGCAAGAGCGGCTGGCCAAGCTGGCCGGCGGCGTGGCCGTGCTCAAGGTTGGCGGCGCGACCGAGCCCGAGCTGAAAGAGAAGAAGCATCGCGTTGAGGATGCGCTCTCGACTGCTCGCTCGGCAGTTGAAGAGGGTATTGTGCCCGGTGGCGGCGTGGCGCTGATCAATGCGCTGGGCGCGCTCGATCGGGTGCAGGTCGACAACGACGACGAGCGCTTCGGGGTGCAGATCCTGCGCCGCGCGCTCGAAGAGCCGATGCGCCAGCTGGCACGCAACGCCGGCGAAGATGGTGCGGTGATCATCGATACCGTGCGCCGCAACCAGAAGGAAAAAGGCGACACCAGCTACGGCTACAACGTGCTGACCGGCGAGTTCGGCAGCATGCTCGATCAGGGTGTGGTTGACCCGGTCAAGGTGACGCGCAGCGCGGTTCAGAATGCCGTGTCGATCGCCGGCCTGCTGCTGACCACCGAGGCGCTGATCACCGATATCCCCGAAGACAAGCCCGCACCCCCGATGCCGGGCGGCGGTGGGATGGATTTCTAAATCCTGCCAGAACCGCGCGTACGTTCGCCCACACACTGCACAGGCCTCGGCAATTCGCCGGGGCCTGTGTGTTGGCCGCACACCTGCCCTTGCGATGTATGCCTGCATCGGTCGCACGATGGATACCAGATCCGACCCGCCGCCGATGTGCTGCGGCGTACAATCTGCTTTAATACGCTCAGAACGAATTGATGATCGCGGCGGTCATTAATGATCCGGATACAGAAATCACACAGCTCCTACACGCCGCCCCCTATTCCCCCTACGGCTGCCGAGAGGCAGCCGTTTCCGCGTTCTACAGCTGCTCGGGAATGAGAATAATTCGCTTACATTTTGCGTATCCAATTCGTGGACAGATCAGGTAGATTAATAGAACCTATACACATATTCATATCAACGCCCATGCAGGCACATTAAGGAGATCAGTGTGAGTACGACCGAGAGCATCATCGATACCAGCCGGCCCAGCGCAGGGCGCGTCTACGACTACATCCTGGGTGGCCATCACAATTTTGAAGTTGATCGTATGGCCGCTGATCAGGTCGTTACGACATTGCCGTTCCTTCCGAAAGCGATGCGCCTACAGCGCTGGTGTCTCCAAGATCTGGCGGTCGAGCTAACTGAGAAGCGCGGCTACAACATTGTGATCGACTTCGCGTCGGGGCTGCCGACCAACGATCATATCCACCATGTCGTCCCACCTGGCACCACCGTAATCTACTCCGACTCCGACCCGGTTGTCGTTGAGTATGCGCGCGAGATTCTCGCCGACACACCGAATGTGCATTTCTTCCAGGCCGACGCACGCCGGCCTGAGGAGCTGCTCAACCGCGCGGCCATTCAAGAGATCATTGGCGAGCGCCGCGATGTCGCGCTGGTCTATTGGGGCATCAGCGTATTTTTGACCGATGATGAACTCAGCCGAGCAGCTTCCTCGCTCTACGAATGGTCCGGCCTCGATAGCATATGGGTGTACATGGCTCAAGGCGCCGATATGGATGCATCGCAAGCCGACCTGCAGGCAACCATGCGTATCTATGAGCAGATGGGCTCGCCACTTAACTTTCGGTCGCTCGAGCAAACCAAACAGATGATCGCACCCTGGCACCCCGACGCCGAGGGCTATATCTCGCTGCTGAACTGGCACGGCATGGACAAGCGCGAGCTCGACCCGGAAGAGATGCATTCCTGGGGCCCGGCTGCCGGCGGATATGGCGCATATCTGCGCAAGTAGTATCGAGGAGCATACGACGCGTGATTATTTCTGAAAGCAACTATACCCAATCAACGCGTATGATCGATCACGAACACCTGGCCCTCGAGCTGAAACAGGCACTCCGGGCAACCATGTTCTCGAGCACGCTGCGCGTCGCGCCGCGCCACCTGCAGCAGCTCGCCGATCAGCTGGCCACGCTGATAGCCCATGCGCTCGAGCACGATCTCGATGCCACTATACTGTATAATCATGGCGCTCAGCTGGTGGCCGATGGCCTGAGCCACCGCGCGATACTCGGTATAACTCTGGCAATCAATCGCTTCTGTTGGAATCACAACGATCTGGATGTGCAGCAGGCCGCGATCAACGGCAGCCTGATTCAACCAATACTTGAAGGTTACATGCACGCACGCGAGGCCCATCTGCTACGCGAACAGGAGCTTACACGCAAGGCCCTCGATCGCGCTCGGCTTGAGCGCTAACATGCGACAGGCTATGTGTATGCTGCGCGGCGCAGCATGGATCGACTCGCGGCTCAGTGCAAATGGCAGCAGCAAGATCTGAATCTGCGTGATTGAGCGGGCTGGAGCGGCTTTCGGCCGCTTCAGCCCGCTCCGGTGGTAGGGTGCAGGATGGCGCAGCCGGCCCCACCACTAGAAATAGCGAGTCCCTTCGTAAAATCATAGCCTCCCAAGGCAACCCTAACGCCCCACGACCGGGCGGGAGCCATTGTTCGCATGAGCGCAACGTTAGTGCCGGCAGCAACAAATCGCCAAGCAGAGATCACCGGCTGGATGGAGACACACCGTGCAGAGTTGATAGCGCTGTACGTCCAGGCACTGCGCGCGATTCTCTTCACCAACCGGCCTGAAATTCGTCCATCGATTCTCAACCGCATCGCAGCCGACGAGTTCGCGGCCGTGCAGGTATTTGTCACCGACGAAGATACCGCCACAGCCACCACGCGCGGCAAGAATCTGTGCCGCAGCGGCCTTGGCGAAGAGAGTGTGTTGCGGCTGGGCCAGGTAACCCGCCGCTTTTGCCTGAATCTGCCCGATGAACTGCGCATCCCCGCACTGGAAACTGTGGAGACATACTATAGCGCGATCATGCAGGGCTTCATCCAGAGCCACAAGGCGCTGATCCTCGAGGAGCAAGAGCGCATTCGCTCAGCGCTACAGCGCACGCTTAGCCGCTACGCAATCCAGATGACTGTCGCAGCCGATGTGGCGCGCGCCGCGACATCGATCCTCGACCTGAACGAGCTGCTACAAACCACTAGCGAGTTGATCCGCGAGCACTTCGATCTGTATTATGTCGGTATCTTCCTGACCGACGAGGCCAATCGCTGGGTGATTCTGCAAGCCAGCTCGGGCGTGCCAGGGCAAACCATGCTGCGCCGCGGCCACCGGCTCAAAGTCGGCGGCGACTCAATGGTCGGCCAGTCGGTTGCGCTAGGTGAGCCACGAATTGCGCTCGATGTCGGCCAGAAAGCCGTGATCTTCAACACGCCACTGAATACCGATATCCACTCCGAGATGGCCGTGCCGCTGATCTCACGCGGCAAGGTAATCGGCGGTATCGCCATCCAGAGCCGGCGCGTGGCTGCCTTCACCGAGCAAGATATCGCGATCATGCGCATCGCCGCCGATCAGCTGGCCAATGCGATCGAGAACGCCCGCCTGTACGAGCAAATTTACCAGGAGCTGGTTGAGCGCGAGCACGCGGCCCACGAGTTGCGCCAGGCCAAGGAGGCAGCCGAGGCGGCCAACCGTGCCAAGAGCACATTCCTGGCAACCATGAGCCACGAGCTGCGCACACCGCTGACCGCAATCATCGGCTATAGCGAGCTACTGCAAAAAGAGGTCGAGCTGCTGGGCTACAATGATCTCATCTCCGATCTCGACAAGATTCACTCGGCGGGCAATCACTTGCTGGCGCTGATCAACGATATTCTCGACCTCTCGAAGATCGAGGCCGGCAAGATGCGGCTATTCCTCGAGACATTCAGTGTCGAGGCGATCATCAACGATGTGGTCAGCACAATTCAGCCGCTGGTCGATAAGAATGCCAACACGCTGGTGGTACGCACGAACGGGAGCATAGGCAAAATGCGCGCCGACCTGACCAAGGTGCGCCAGACGCTATTCAACCTGCTCAGCAATGCTGCGAAGTTCACCGAGCGCGGCGAGATTACGCTCACGGTCGATCGCGACATTACCGACGGCACCGAGTGGATTCGCTTCGAGGTGAGCGACAACGGGATCGGCATCTCAAATGAGCAGCTACGGAAGCTGTTCAAGGAATTTACCCAGGCCGATGCCTCAACTACCCGCCGCCACGGCGGCACCGGCCTCGGCTTGGCCTTGAGCCGCCGCTTCTGCCAGATCATGGGTGGCGACATCAGTGTGAGCAGTATGCTCGGCTACGGCTCGACCTTCACCGTCCACCTGCC
The sequence above is drawn from the Candidatus Kouleothrix ribensis genome and encodes:
- a CDS encoding RNA methyltransferase is translated as MIVSLANPHVKHIRSLAADRNDRRRERLFVLEGVRLVSHALALAGALELALYVPEQLEHTPAGRVLQAQLASQAWAHPASAQVVAAASGTVQPQGVVALAQWPQIEPGRPGIMLVLDSIQDPGNLGTLLRSADAVDVAEVLCAKGTADIYSPKVVRAAMGAHFRLAIEQDLGWEQVGERLAFVDHVYAADAAARMPYYAADWRQPAALLIGNEAHGLSDAARALAGKSIGIPMRGQAESLNAAVAGSVILFEAQRQRMLGRS
- the rplT gene encoding 50S ribosomal protein L20, with the translated sequence MARVKRGMMVRKRHNKLLKQAAGYQGSRSRRIRVARQTVLKALSYAYRDRRNKKRDFRRLWIIRINAAARQNGISYSRLINGMKQAGISLDRKILADMAVRDPAGFASVVEQIQRVG
- the rpmI gene encoding 50S ribosomal protein L35, which translates into the protein MPKMKTHKGAAKRFRFTGTGKIVQSQGRKGHFRRRKAGRLLQQLDKLKETHTGNHRMVGVALPYGPKHGR
- a CDS encoding translation initiation factor IF-3; translation: MRDRFRVNNRIRAPQVRLIDEQGAQLGIVSLREALTLAEQRGLDLMEVAPNAVPPVCRIVDYGKFRYEQTKKDREARKNQKQAELKEVRLKPKTDDHDLEVKAKQARKFLLAGDKVKFTVRFRGREIFHPDIGREMLEQMAEDLRDVATVEQKPLMEGRALSLLLAPNAKAKQQREKQLAQAQREASAPGAKPAPAIAVPAVPDDDDAIDDDDDDTDEEE
- the groES gene encoding co-chaperone GroES → MAADFRIRPLGDRVVVKPADREEKTKGGIFLPDTASKERPMEGTILAVGEGRLDDNGRRVPMNVKAGDKVLFAKYSGTEYKVDDIEYLILSEKDILGIIQD
- the groL gene encoding chaperonin GroEL (60 kDa chaperone family; promotes refolding of misfolded polypeptides especially under stressful conditions; forms two stacked rings of heptamers to form a barrel-shaped 14mer; ends can be capped by GroES; misfolded proteins enter the barrel where they are refolded when GroES binds) yields the protein MPKQILFNEEARRALKRGVDIVADAVKTTLGPRGRNVAIDKKFGAPTVTHDGVTVAKEIELKDPFENMGARLLVEVATKTNDVVGDGTTTATVLAQAIVNEGLKVVAAGANPMLLKRGLDKGAEALVAELKSLAKPVRDRADIAHVAAISAADSEIGDLIAEVMEKVGKDGVITVEESKGIAFEKEYTEGMQIDRGYISAYFATNQERMEAELDDPYILITDKKISAINEILPVLEKVLQVTKNFVIIAEDVDGEALATLVVNRLRGTINALAIKAPGFGDRRKAMLQDIAILTGGTVISEEIGRKLDSATIDDLGRARRVVADKDNTTFIEGRGDDAGIRARIEQIRAQIESTTSDFDREKLQERLAKLAGGVAVLKVGGATEPELKEKKHRVEDALSTARSAVEEGIVPGGGVALINALGALDRVQVDNDDERFGVQILRRALEEPMRQLARNAGEDGAVIIDTVRRNQKEKGDTSYGYNVLTGEFGSMLDQGVVDPVKVTRSAVQNAVSIAGLLLTTEALITDIPEDKPAPPMPGGGGMDF
- a CDS encoding SAM-dependent methyltransferase, which codes for MSTTESIIDTSRPSAGRVYDYILGGHHNFEVDRMAADQVVTTLPFLPKAMRLQRWCLQDLAVELTEKRGYNIVIDFASGLPTNDHIHHVVPPGTTVIYSDSDPVVVEYAREILADTPNVHFFQADARRPEELLNRAAIQEIIGERRDVALVYWGISVFLTDDELSRAASSLYEWSGLDSIWVYMAQGADMDASQADLQATMRIYEQMGSPLNFRSLEQTKQMIAPWHPDAEGYISLLNWHGMDKRELDPEEMHSWGPAAGGYGAYLRK
- a CDS encoding GAF domain-containing protein, translated to MSATLVPAATNRQAEITGWMETHRAELIALYVQALRAILFTNRPEIRPSILNRIAADEFAAVQVFVTDEDTATATTRGKNLCRSGLGEESVLRLGQVTRRFCLNLPDELRIPALETVETYYSAIMQGFIQSHKALILEEQERIRSALQRTLSRYAIQMTVAADVARAATSILDLNELLQTTSELIREHFDLYYVGIFLTDEANRWVILQASSGVPGQTMLRRGHRLKVGGDSMVGQSVALGEPRIALDVGQKAVIFNTPLNTDIHSEMAVPLISRGKVIGGIAIQSRRVAAFTEQDIAIMRIAADQLANAIENARLYEQIYQELVEREHAAHELRQAKEAAEAANRAKSTFLATMSHELRTPLTAIIGYSELLQKEVELLGYNDLISDLDKIHSAGNHLLALINDILDLSKIEAGKMRLFLETFSVEAIINDVVSTIQPLVDKNANTLVVRTNGSIGKMRADLTKVRQTLFNLLSNAAKFTERGEITLTVDRDITDGTEWIRFEVSDNGIGISNEQLRKLFKEFTQADASTTRRHGGTGLGLALSRRFCQIMGGDISVSSMLGYGSTFTVHLPAVVSNMLPDSPVADTERGYRA